The uncultured Trichococcus sp. DNA window TATATAGAGATGAAGAAGCACTGGATGCTGTGCAACCGGTTGAAACAACCGCTGCACAAACGGAAGCAACTGGAACCGCTGCAACGAATACATCGGCGGCTCATTTAGACTTTTTGACACAAGATAGCATCGTTGCTCCAATGGCCGGCCAGGTAGTACCTTTATCAGAAGTGGATGATCCTATTTTTGCGCAAGCTATTCTTGGACAAGGCGTTGCAATCATGCCAACGGACGGCGTGATCAAATCACCGATCAATGGTGAAATTGTCACAATATTCGAAACAAAACATGCGATCGGTTTAAGAACAGACGAAGGCATCGAAATTTTGATTCATATCGGTTTAGACACAGTTCAATTAAAAGGTCAACACTTCAAACAATTAGCGCAAGCAGGCCAACGCGTAACAGTCGGTACGCCTATTGTTGAAGCTGACCTAGAAGCTATTAAAGCTGCAGGCTACGATATCATCACACCTATCGTGATCACCAACACAACTGATTTCAGCGAAATATTAAGTACCGGTGAAGACCAAGTCAATGCTGGAGATTCCATCATCAAAGTAATTAAATAATGAATCCCGTATAAGAATATTTTTGAACGCGATATGGCAAGATAACTAAATACTTCAAGGGGGACAAGAATTTGGCAGCAATGAGAAAAGACTTTTTATGGGGTGGCGCAACAGCCGCGAACCAAGCAGAAGGGGGCTATTTATCGGGTGGTAAGGGCCTGGGCACGGTGGATGTCATCCCTCAAGGGGAATACCGCTCAGCAGTGATGCAGGGACTGCTTAACTACAAAGAACTTCCGGAGGGATTATTCTATCCCTCCCACGAAGCGATTGACATGTACACACACATCAAAGAGGATATCGCCTTGATGGGAGAAATGGGCTTCAAGGCTTACCGTTTCTCGGTAGCGTGGTCACGCATTTTCCCTACGGGTGAAGAAGAGGAGCCAAACGAAGAAGGCTTAGCTTTTTACGAAATGATGATCGATGAGTTGCTGAAGCATCATATCGAACCCGTTATCACGATTTGCCACTTTGATGTACCGTTAAACTTATACAACAAGTATGGCTCTTGGAAGAACCGTAAAATGGTCGATTTTTACGCAAAATATGCGAAAGCATTATTCGAACGTTTCAATGGGAAAGTGCGCTATTGGATGACGTTCAACGAAATCAATATGTTGTTGCACTTGCCGTTTATGGGAGCAGGCATCAGTTTTGACGAAGGCGAAAACAAAACGGCAGTTTTATATCAATCGGCCCACCATGAGTTGGTTGCATCCGCGTTGGCAACCAAGATCGCAAAGGAGATCAATCCGGATTTCCAAATCGGCTGTATGATAGCGGCAGGCCAATACTATGCCCAAACCAGCCATCCGAACGATGTGCTGGCAGCTAACCAAAAGAACCAGGATAACTTTTTCTTCATCGATGTGCAATCGCGTGGAGAATACCCTGCTTACGCCTTGAAATTCATGGAACGTGAAGGTATCGAGTTGGAGATGCAAGACGGCGACTTTGAATTGTTGCGCGAAAATACAGTGGATTACATCGGGTTCAGCTATTACTCTTCGCGAATGATCGGTACACTGAATACCGATACAGACGTCACAAGTGGTAATGTCTTTCCGACTTTGCGCAACCCGCACTTGCAAGCCAGTGAGTGGGGCTGGCAAATAGATCCAGTAGGGCTGCGTATCACCATGAACGCCTTGTACGACCGTTACCAAAAGCCTTTGTTCATAGTTGAAAATGGTTTGGGGGCAAACGACACAGTCAAAGCGGATGGTTCCATCAAAGACGACTATCGCATCGCATATTTATCGGCGCACATCAATGAAATGATCAAAGCGGTGGAATTGGACGGCGTGGACTTGATCGGCTACACACCATGGGGTTGGATCGATATCGTCAGTGCTTCTTCCGGCGAGATGAAAAAACGTTACGGTTTCGTATACGTCGATCTGGATAATGACGGCAATGGCAATTTCGCGCGTTCCAAGAAAAAATCCTTCGACTGGTACAAGCAAGTCATTGCTACGAACGGCGAAAGCATACGCGTTCAGTAATCCGCTGCTGAGTTTGCCCAGTCCAGATCGGGACATCGTAAAAAATAAAGTGAATGAGTCAGCAAAAAAAGCCAAAGCGACATTTGATTGTCATTTTGGCTTTTTTGTCGCTTAATAGCTCTTTAGTGCTTTCAGGAAATGTCGGTTGCTTGAGCCGTATGCACCTCTTTGATGTGCTGGTGATCCAATTCTCCTTCTCCGTGCGCCAGAATCATCGCAATGGTGGCGTCGGCATCAACATTGAGTACCGTCCGGAACATGCCGGAGAACCAGTCGATACCTGCCAACAGACCGATGCTTTCCGGTGGCAGGCCGAGTGCCGGAATGACGATCGTCAAGGCGACCAACCCACCGCCGGGAACCGCTACGGTGCCTAAAGTGGCCAAGGTCGATAAGGTGACAGTCTGGATCGCATTCGCTAAAGTGAACTCCAGGCCGTAAAACTGCGCCAATGTGATAGCTGCGATGGCAAGGAAGAGCGACAAGCCATTGCTGTTCATCGCCATGCCCAAGGGACCGACCAATTGGGAAATGCGGCGGCTGACGCCAAGTTTATTTTCCTGATCTTCCATCTTGACCGGAAGCGTAATGGCAGAAGAGGTTGTCGTGAAGGCCATAATGGTCATGCGCGACAAGCCCTTGACGATGTGGGCGGGATTCACTTTTGTGATCGCACTGGTCAGAAAAATCCATAACACCAAAAATATCACAGAACCGATCGCCATCGCCAGGAGGAATTTCGCCAGCGGCAAAATCACGCTCAGGCCGATTACGCCGGTGACATTAGCCAGCAAGGCAAAAATCCCTAAAGGCGCCAAGTGCATCACCGTTGTGACCAATTGGAGAATGACCTCATTGAATTGTGAAATCGCTGCTTTCAGTGCAGTCAAATCCCGACGTGTACTCAACAAGCTGATCGATAAACCGAATAATAGAGCAAAGATAATGACTTGAATCATGTTCCCTGTACTCATGGACTGAACCACATTCGACGGGAAAAATGCGAGAATAACATCGGTGACACTGCCGGTCGCAGTCGCAACTTCTGCAGAGGTATCAATCTGCATATCAACCCCGGCTCCCGGTTGAATCAGATAACCCAGCGCCAAGCCTAAGCTTGCTGCAATGGCTGTCCCGCCGAGGAACCAAGCAGCCATCTTGCCTCCGAGTTTCCCCAATATTTGCGGGTCGAGGGTGCCGACCGCTTCGATCACCGCGCCCATGATCATAACCACCACGGCCATCTGAATCAGCCGCAGAAAGATTTGCCCGACTACCGCAATCGGCGCAATCGCCGGTCCGAAAATTAAGCCGGCCGCAATACCTAATACCATCGCAATCATAATCTGATTGGTCATGCTGATTTTCTTCAAAGATTTCATATGTAATCCTCCTTTACCGTTTGGTTTAAATATATAGCGCTTTCATTTCGGTTGCTATGACTGAAAAGATAGAAAAGTCGCCATTTTCGTTCAAAATGGGTATAGATAAATTATCGATATTAGTGTATTAAATATGTGGATGAATAGAGGAGCGAATGATTTCTTCACTAACAAACGCGAGGATCATTTGCCAAGAAATGTCGAATCGGGATAATCGGTCCTGTGCATTTTATCCTCCAAGGATAAAATGCACAGGGGTTTTTATCTTTCATATCAGTTGTATGCGGATACAAAGAGAAATATAATGTGTTAAACAGGGAGGGCGATAGAATGAATGTGTGCCGAATTTATGAGTCGTGCTTCCTTTGTAAAAAAAATATTTATCAAGAAGGAGTACGCTAACATGAAGAAGATTTTATCTTTTTTAGCCGTTTTCACAGGTTTATCATTTTTAATACCGACGTTTGCATTTGCGCAGTCGGATATCCAAAGTATCCCTGCACCTGAAGGCTTTATGGCTTTTGCAAGTGTGATCCCGATTATCGTCATTTTAGTTCTTTTATTCAGGAAGGTTGATATGCTGATTGCAGGCTTTGTTGGTGGGGTTCTTGCCATGGTGATAGGCGGAAT harbors:
- a CDS encoding 6-phospho-beta-glucosidase — protein: MRKDFLWGGATAANQAEGGYLSGGKGLGTVDVIPQGEYRSAVMQGLLNYKELPEGLFYPSHEAIDMYTHIKEDIALMGEMGFKAYRFSVAWSRIFPTGEEEEPNEEGLAFYEMMIDELLKHHIEPVITICHFDVPLNLYNKYGSWKNRKMVDFYAKYAKALFERFNGKVRYWMTFNEINMLLHLPFMGAGISFDEGENKTAVLYQSAHHELVASALATKIAKEINPDFQIGCMIAAGQYYAQTSHPNDVLAANQKNQDNFFFIDVQSRGEYPAYALKFMEREGIELEMQDGDFELLRENTVDYIGFSYYSSRMIGTLNTDTDVTSGNVFPTLRNPHLQASEWGWQIDPVGLRITMNALYDRYQKPLFIVENGLGANDTVKADGSIKDDYRIAYLSAHINEMIKAVELDGVDLIGYTPWGWIDIVSASSGEMKKRYGFVYVDLDNDGNGNFARSKKKSFDWYKQVIATNGESIRVQ
- a CDS encoding dicarboxylate/amino acid:cation symporter; translation: MKSLKKISMTNQIMIAMVLGIAAGLIFGPAIAPIAVVGQIFLRLIQMAVVVMIMGAVIEAVGTLDPQILGKLGGKMAAWFLGGTAIAASLGLALGYLIQPGAGVDMQIDTSAEVATATGSVTDVILAFFPSNVVQSMSTGNMIQVIIFALLFGLSISLLSTRRDLTALKAAISQFNEVILQLVTTVMHLAPLGIFALLANVTGVIGLSVILPLAKFLLAMAIGSVIFLVLWIFLTSAITKVNPAHIVKGLSRMTIMAFTTTSSAITLPVKMEDQENKLGVSRRISQLVGPLGMAMNSNGLSLFLAIAAITLAQFYGLEFTLANAIQTVTLSTLATLGTVAVPGGGLVALTIVIPALGLPPESIGLLAGIDWFSGMFRTVLNVDADATIAMILAHGEGELDHQHIKEVHTAQATDIS